The genomic window TGTTGAGATGATGCATCATACCTTTGCTTTTAAAGTAGAGGAAGTTGTTGCCTCGTTATTTGTGCCTCTTTGAACCAATTTTATCTTGTTTCTCTTGACTCGAACCTTTATCTTTCCATATTGAACCATACAGCTCTCATCTTCTCCCAAAGTTTCGACAACAGTAGCCATCGTTCCTCCCCCCAGCCCTTGAATATACACTTTGTCTCCAATTTGCGGGACAAACAAGCTCTGGTTTTCATCGTCATCGAAAGTTATTTCGTTTGGCTGATGAGCAGCAACCACGGAAGCAGTGGCAGCTTCTGCTTTCCTCATTAGCGAATTATATTGTTCAAGTTTTGAATTCTTTAGCTGAGCTTCAAAGTTCTTGATTATGGTGTCCATCTGAGACTTTACAACCTTCAATTCTTGTTGTACCTTTTGGGTCTCTCTTGTTCTCAAAGCAGCTACTCGGCTTTCAAGATCATCAGCTTCCAAACGAATCTTCAAAGTGAAAATATAACAGGTTGGATTTAAAATGAGAGGAAGGTGAGAATCTATGTACATCACTGCTATGGAAATTTCAAAGAATTAAGAGTAAAAGTACCTCATTGTACAACCCCTCAACTTGTGAAAGAACAGATGCAGCTTCATTTGCCTGAGATTCCAAAAGTTTTTTTTCATTGAGGAGAGAATCATAAAGTAAACCTTGCCGCTCCTTTTGGTTATCAGGCAATAGTTTCTCAACCTATTCTTGTGCACAATCAAGCACTTTTTGATCAAAACCAATTGACTTTGCAATACTAAGTGCATTGGAATTACCAGTACTGCCCCATAAGATTCGGTATGTTGGTTGTAGAGTTTCTACACAAAATTCCATTGCAGCATTCTCAAACCGGTTGTCAACTGACTGGAGCCGACTTAGATCAGCATAATGAGTTGTCACAATGGCCAAATTCACTTTACTCGCAAGATACTTCAAAATGCTGGTTGAAAGAGCTACACCTTCAGATGGATCAGTCCCGCTGCCAATCTCATCAATTAGAACTAGAGAATCTTTTGATACAATTTCTACTATCTTGCGCAGACGTGATATGTGCCCACTGAATGTAGAGAGGCTGTGCTCCAGCGACTTCAATCCAAAAAATAGTTTTCATCAATAAGCTTATTGGCCCTCAAGTGATTAGAGAAATTCTCATCAAAGGACAGAGACTACCTGGTGATCACCAATATCTGCAAGAACCTGATCGAACCATGGAATCCTAGGCCTTCCTTTGGCTGGGAAGAACATACCAGCTTTTGACTTAAGTGACGACAGCCCCAAGGTCTTCATAGTGGCAGTTTTGCCTCCAGTGTTAGGTCCAGAGATCACAACTATCCTTGCGTCCTTTTTTACCCACATGTCCAAAGGAACAGGCATTTCAGATGCTTCTGTAGCTGATTCTTCTGGCATAAGAGACTGTTCAAGTAGCAGAGGATGTCGAATGCCCTCAATATAAACTGAATAGTCAGTCCACTGATCCGATTGGCTAATGGTATAACTATCACAGAAGGTTGGTTTGACACCATTTGTCCATCGGGCATACGACCCTCTAGCACAAGCAAGGTCCAATTCCAAAACCCTCTCCATCAAATTTCTGATCTTCAGTTGGGAGTTTGCGATCATTGAGGTAAGCAAGCTCAGTATTGCCAATTCCTCTGCTCTCTCATCTCCTGAGAGTTTAATTTCCCTGTTGTTGAGCTCAACAGCATCCCGTGGCTCCATAAAGTACGTTGCACCAGAGCCACTGGAACTCAGAACAATTCCACCAGGCACCAAATGCTTGTGTGAAGCTTTCACACAACACACATCCTAGAACGGCGCTTGGTGACCAGAGGACTATCGATCCCACCAGCCTGGAAAATCTTTGCTGATGTATCTTTAAGCAGAGATTCTAACATTTCGATGTTCCTCCTCCTTTCTCGGCGGATTATTTCTAGTTTCTTGCTTGCCCGATCCAGGACAAGAGAAAGGGTGGAATCAAGGCAAAACTCTATCCTTTGAACAAGTTCAGTTAAGAAGTCACAGCCTTGCAGTATATCGACAAGAGAGAGTACCTGCAGGAGAACAAATAGACATTTTTTAATCTGAAAACAAGAACCAGAAAATATATATAGTAAACTTTTTGTAATGTGTAAGAATACGTGAACAGTAACCTGGTGAATTACCAGCACTATGATTTACGTCCACAAAGCTACGTCTGCACAGCTGCTCGAAGAAGTTCCCAAATTCTGAAACAGCTTCGTATACATCTTTGGAGAAAAAACCCTCTTAAGCCTGTAGGTATGATCCTCTGAAGAAGGACATGGCAAGTATGCGATTTCAGCTTGCCAACTACTTTGGTACCATCTGCACTTATGAATTTTGCTAGGTTGGCTGCATAACCATTTGGAAACTTGACACCTTTAAGTAACTTGCAAAATTCTGCTATGTTTTTTTCCGTCATGACATAGTGAGCTTCCGAGAATttgatgtggcagaaccgcccgaaatagcacgcttccggagacgctcgtcttccaccagacgctaagcaccccgaaagctaaCTATATCGGacggttctgtcgagcacaccctaagggagaactcgaataaaccatatttttcctccaggatctaataatgagaacgagtttacattacttagtccattcCATACAACAaaagttctcagaaatacattattacaataccaagttcagagtgcggaatttaaacagtggaattaaaataaacatctaacggtgagatacaaggatccatctttgcccaccagaagaatcctccacacaacagtcattcctcaagctgcacctacaacatgggtaacaaaccctgagtacacaatgtactcgcaagacttacccgactagtagaaataatttctcgactccaaaagatatgataagctttatggtttgctgggtttcctttttgcaaaaagcctTACTAGTTGTGCATCCTTATGCATGTTTcctattagcagtcatgattagttcattatctaaccattctatgtaagcacatgttctactttcaagcaagagttgaacaaTTAGATCtaattcatcatctttcatcttccacttctcactacagtgctagatcgtagacaagtcgtaccatattatatggcgattcgtgaatcaatgtagcccagctggCTATCCTGAAACACACGTCCTACTTGTACCCCAgacataagcaggaccaacccaccactctcctgtcaagggatccaggtccccgtccaaacttggactctaagcccccacacctgagtcccggactcagtgtggtgcttagacctccaccatccccgcccccaatcagtcggtccagaaagagccgaaatccacgacaagagagcaacgagccttccctgctcccataaacaagtatgtgcttagaataatgagtctatgacctgactataATCCAATAAAacaaccggtccttaaccgacaaggacaagaaaaacagtgtaaccaagctatgccccgttgatcgtgggacacaacctcttatacccatcaatacccatatcatatccctgtccggtctcaaTTTCTTTTCACCaatttatcatgagagtgataataataatcacctattgtgagtaacagcaggtactcaacctaagctagtaggactcacaGATAGGTATATCtattcagtgattattcaaaataagggttatgcaccggggtttgccttgggtaggcgcggtgttagcttagtcagtcagtggtgactctgggacctcctcctacataaggatctcctcctcgtactccttgatcacctcctcgaactcgtgatctccgatggtcatgatctccgccaattcgttctctacatgcatgcgatgatgatgcaacacgttaatattaaggcaacagcaattcttaaaataaaaatacatctaatAAGCCACTAAGCTATCTCTAATGGTTAAGATACTAACTACTTATCATTTCCACCAAAAACAGGTATGGATTCATCTAACggatattaacttagcaactaaaatgtaaTCTTACTCTTATTAGCAATTTAACTTATATTACCACAAGGAGCACCTAACTACACTAGTATTTAGCCTAGtctaaggctataaaaattacagggagaacataataataccatgaagctactataaaatttttaaagctaaagctatcaccaatttaccataaaaaatCATACAatgattaacttaataatattgagcactctcaaatgatttaatagatcctagtatcaacaagtatatatatgaactaaatacactaacagatagagcaaaattttaggaacttaacaaaattggtttcacaatttttggatacctacataattttatattacttaccaaagtttagctcacaaatataaatgaaaagctatttctattctccacgaaaaaactaaactgatttcggcccaacgcggcccacacgCACGCGAGTACACGGCAGCCCGCGGTGCGACCCACATGGCACCGGTCCACTCACGTGAGGCGACCCGCGGTGAGGAAGCCTGAGCACGTAGAGACGTGAGGGCGGAGACACGAGCACGGGATAttaatgagaggtgctcgctctctggctcacCGTGACGTGACCCGACGACAGTGGAaaatagagggagagagagagacgaggtGCGACAGTGGGCTCGGCTCGTCCACGCCTTGGTGGGATGCGGCTGACCGGACTTAAGGCGACGTCTGTGCACCCGCTACACGACAATGCGGCCAGGTGAGGCTCGGCAGGGGCGGCCGCAGCGCCATTAAGGTGGGATGACGGCGTGGGGCAGCCCACGTGCGAACTATGACAAGGTAAGCGGCAGCAGCACAGCGTCGTAGTGGCATCGATAGCGGTAGCATCGTGACACGAGGCGGGTCGGCAGTGCGGACACGACGGCGAGTTGATGGTGTCAGTAATGGCTCTATCGCGACGCGtacgggtgaaaggtcctaatatggctagagggggagtgaatagcctatttaaaaatctacaaatcaactagagcaatttgattagtacgacaaatagcgaaaagcaaacttgctctagctctacaagagttgcaagccacctatccaacaattctagttgcaatgattcctaggcacacaacttgcaaagttactactcactaagagctctcaaacttgctactctaaagagctccactagatgaacttaaaataacaaagcaagctctcaattctaattacactaaagagcttgccacaactagtttgcaagaatataaatgagtgagtagggtgattataccaccgtgtagaggagtgaaccaatcacaaagtgaatattaaatcaatcaccgggagaataccaaatggcaagagacaaccgattttctcccgtggttcacgtgcttgccaacacgctacgtccccgttgtgtcgaccaacacttggtggttcggcaactaagaggtgttgcacaaacctcgtccacacgattggacaccgcaagaacctacccacaagtgaggtaactcaatgacatgagcattccAATAGAGTTATCTTTCGATGCTCCGCCAGAGAAAGTACAaattccctcacaatcaccggagatggccatgaacaatcaccgactcgtgccaatcctccaccactgcaccaagccatctaggtggtggcaaccaccaagagcaacaagtgaatcccatagtgaaacatgaatatcaagtgcctctagatacaatcactcaagcaatgcacttggattctctcccaatctcacaatgatgatgaatcaatgatggagatgagtgggagaactttggctaagctcacaaggttgctatgttaatgcaaatagccaagagagtgagcttgagccggccatggggcttaaatagaagcccccatgaaatagagccgttgggctcctcactgcactgaacacaggctgatcggacgctccagtcagattgaccggacgctagacctcagcatccggtcgtacgatgtgcgccacgtgtcatcggcttcaaacgccgatcgcctgatttcaacagtcaagtgatgaccggacgcgtcagttagaaagtgaccggacgctggacctcagtgtccggtcgtttccagtaaggttccaaacatgaattttgccgaccggactcatccggtcatgcttgaccgaaccctgctagcgtccggttagacgacgtctcctctgtgcgcctcaagtcagtgtacgtcagcattgaccagacgcaccctaccagcgtccggtcgtagagcgacccagcatccggtcatttgaccgacgccagcgtcttcgctgatacatctgattggacgcgccggtccaaccgaggccagcattcggtcactcccagtgacctctgtcttttctatctagggcgccggtggcaccgtcggactgtctgccggtgaagtttctaacccttgctcaaatgtgccaaccaccaagtgtatcaccttgtgcacatatgttagaatattttcacaaacattttcaagggtgttagcactccactagatcctaaatgcatatacaatgagttagagcatctagtggcactttgataaccatatttcgatacgagttccaccccctcttaatagtacggctatcgatcctaaatgtgatcacacttgctaagtgtctcgatcactaaaacaaaatagctcatacaattttacctttgccttgagccttttatttttctcttttttcttttccaagtttaagcatttgatcatcaccatgccatcaccatcgtcatgatctttgccattgcttcatcacttggagtagtgctacctatctcataattactttgataaactaggttagcacttagggtttcattaattaaccaaaaccaacctagagctttcaacagggcagtcggcagcagcggcggcgactCCGTGTGGCGGGGCTAGCGGTAGCCGAGACCTGGCTAGGCTAGAGGCGGCCACGGCCGACCATGCGTGGCAGCGCACGCACGCACATGCATGACCAACGCGGCGACGCCGAGCGCCCGAGCGCGATGATCGCAGCCACGCGACCAACCAGCCTGAAACTGGTAacgcgcatgaattttaaagcgctcaacacgaccaaacggttgctcctaaacctaaaccgtcttcaccatgctcaagatggcacatgagactaccaaatcgagctataacaccacaccactccttaacccaatctctcacaataaattgctaaacatagcggTGTTTaactgttggcagacttgaaaatttctaagttttttgagctaaatttgatttcaagttctgtttctagactattagaaataccagctagtaacattatttttcgatcgcaagtatttcactgtcatctacaaagtttgtacttcaaactttattcaagtatcacatacatgttctatagcatttttgcttaataaaaattggttttaaaccctaagtgatataacatgactatcgaatcaatgTTCGTTTTGCATTTTAGTTaatcgttttgagttacggaaattgatcttcacactttatcacatgcatttacacataaacatgatgctcataacatgttttggtaaatgatttacggtgtaatAGGGTGTTACATTTAAGCGAGGAGCCTTGCTGTATGCCGTGATATTGAGGCCTTATgttcatatcatgcaaatctagcctagcattcgttgtgtcctttgtcttgccctccactttcagtaatgtccaaagaatgttttcacatatgttcttcttaatgtgcatgacatcaagattgtGTGGTAGCAACAGGTCCTTCCAATACGGTAGCCCCCACCAAGCAGATTTTTGATTATAAATCACTGACTCTTCTCTACGCTTTCGTTTCCTTTTTCTACCATGCTTACCTGGGCAGACATCTTTTACCTTCTCGAGTTCCTCAAGAACCTCCTGTAAGGTGAACTTTTTTGGCGCATCTCGATCCTCAGTTTCTCCATCAAAAtccaagctcttcctccaagggtgATCCCTAGGAAGGAAACGACGGTGTCTAAGGTAACCTAGCTTCTTTCTTAGGCTCCTTGACAATGGATTTTTTGTCACAAAAAATACATGCATAATAACATTTTGTAGTTCGGCCTAACAAAGTGCTCAATGCTGGAAATCGTGTATGCACCAAACCATGGAAGCGTGCAGAGTTAAGCCTTTCTTATTATCAGGATGTAGTACATGAAAAGTGTCGACACCCTTCCATAGTTCTTTTAGTTCTTCTATAAGAGGATCCGATaatacatcaaaatcctttcctaGATAGGTTGGGCCTGGGATCAATAGAGACATAAAGCaattcgatgggttcacacattcCCATGGTGGCAGGTTCAGAGGCATTATAAGAACAGGCCACATACTATATGACGAGCTATAGTTGCTAGATGGATTGAAACCATCTATGGCGACGACAAGCATCAAGTTCCTTggatcatctacaaaagttttGTGCTTTCTATCAAAGTCCTGCCATGCCTCCCCGTCTGCTGGATGGCTCATTTCACCGATATTCTTCTCTCGCTTAGTCTTGTGCCATTCGGCGTCCGCTGCTATTCCTCGAGCAGCAAAGATCCTCTACAACCTCGGTATTAGAGGAAAATGCCTCAAAACCTTTTGAGGAACCCACCTGCTACCATCTGCATCCTCCCATCTAGACTTTTGCATTTTGAGCATGCTTGTAATTCCTCATGATCACCCCAAAATAACACATagttgttcttgcacacatggatactTTCATAACCTTGTCCTAATTCTTGAATATATTTGCGTGCCTCCTCACATGATTTTGGTACGTTGCTACTAGGGAATGCATCTGACAGCAACACCAATGGTGCATTAAAATAGTTGTTGCTAACTCgatagtgggacttgatatagagCAACCTAACAAGAAAGGagaatcttgagaaggtagatcCAGAAGAAACTGATTGCTTCAACTCATCTAACACTCTTTCAAACTTTGGAACTCTTCAAGCCCGTTCTTCAGATGTCAACAGGTTTTGAACTAAATCATCAAGTAATATGTTATCGTCCCCatcttcctgctcctcctccttcgcAATCCAGCCATCATAATGAGATCCATGCACATCTGATGGCTCTATAGTGTCAGtacctcctccctcttccccatgatgaattcatgtggtgtatgtgggtgacaTTTTGTGTATAAGTAAGTCGTCCTTCACCTCCTGCTAAGTTTTAACCACCTGGTTAAGACAATGTGTACACGAGCAAGGGATGTTTTGCTCTGGGTATTTTTGTTTCACCATatccatgaactcttcaactcctaCGATGAACATCGGCGAGAATGGTCTCCCATTAGGAATCTAGGATCTGTCCATCTGTTACAGCAAAAGTATGCAAAGTCTGTTGGAGTTTTGACCATTGGGTGGACAATGGAAAAACtagcattagaacaaagcatatagtgttcgagagcactaatttatgcatttgttcatatcatactatgggatagtctggttttctatttttgtgtgacaaaagcattgatttcaattgaaattAATACAGAATAGTCTTTCTTTATGTGTTCTTTACTTTATCATGT from Miscanthus floridulus cultivar M001 chromosome 11, ASM1932011v1, whole genome shotgun sequence includes these protein-coding regions:
- the LOC136492543 gene encoding LOW QUALITY PROTEIN: uncharacterized protein (The sequence of the model RefSeq protein was modified relative to this genomic sequence to represent the inferred CDS: inserted 1 base in 1 codon; substituted 1 base at 1 genomic stop codon); translated protein: MTEKNIAEFCKLLKGVKFPNGYAANLAKFISADGTKVLSLVDILQGCDFLTELVQRIEFCLDSTLSLVLDRASKKLEIIRRERRRNIEMLESLLKDTSAKIFQAGGIDSPLVTKRRSRMCVXVKASHKHLVPGGIVLSSSGSGATYFMEPRDAVELNNREIKLSGDERAEELAILSLLTSMIANSQLKIRNLMERVLELDLACARGSYARWTNGVKPTFCDSYTISQSDQWTDYSVYIEGIRHPLLLEQSLMPEESATEASEMPVPLDMWVKKDARIVVISGPNTGGKTATMKTLGLSSLKSKAGMFFPAKGRPRIPWFDQVLADIGDHQSLEHSLSTFSGHISRLRKIVEIVSKDSLVLIDEIGSGTDPSEGVALSTSILKYLASKVNLAIVTTHYADLSRLQSVDNRFENAAMEFCVETLQPTYRILWGSTGNSNALSIAKSIGFDQKVLDCAQEXVEKLLPDNQKERQGLLYDSLLNEKKLLESQANEAASVLSQVEGLYNEIRLEADDLESRVAALRTRETQKVQQELKVVKSQMDTIIKNFEAQLKNSKLEQYNSLMRKAEAATASVVAAHQPNEITFDDDENQSLFVPQIGDKVYIQGLGGGTMATVVETLGEDESCMVQYGKIKVRVKRNKIKLVQRGTNNEATTSSTLKAKGRTPKQRSATTAEAADRNQDDGGGGSFSFGPIVQTSKNTVDLRGKRVAEADYELRMDIDACRPYQVIFVVHGMGTGAVKDCAIVILRNHPRVAKFEDESPLNYGCTVAYIQ